In the genome of Hippoglossus hippoglossus isolate fHipHip1 chromosome 4, fHipHip1.pri, whole genome shotgun sequence, one region contains:
- the rtca gene encoding RNA 3'-terminal phosphate cyclase: MEPLNTEPLNTEPGSEQQIDGSLMEGGGQILRVSAALSCITGSAIKISNIRAGRSSPGLRPQHLSGLQLVSDLCCGVLQGATISSTDVSLTPGQIRSGNHTADTQTAGSVGLLLQVALPCALYADASSQLILKGGTNAEMAPQIDYTLKVFKPIVEKFGVNFDCDVRLRGYYPKGGGEVMVKVNPIKELQPVTMMERGNITKIHGRAFVAGVLPYRLAKDMAAAAVRTIRKEIKELYVNIQPLQEKEKATGNGNGIIIFAESSTGCMFAGSALGKKGVYADEIGFEAAEMLLRNIRHNGCVDEFLQDQLIIFMALAKGTSRIRTGAVTLHTQTAIHIAEQLTSAKFTITKCEDELTSVTYVIECQGSGVQNRNL; encoded by the exons ATGGAGCCGCTGAACACGGAGCCGCTGAACACGGAGCCGGGGTCGGAGCAGCAGATCGACGGCAGCTTGATGGAGGGA GGCGGACAGATCCTCCGTGTGTCTGCGGCGCTCAGCTGCATCACCGGCTCGGCCATCAAGATCAGCAACATCCGAGCCGGCAGGAGCTCACCGGGGCTCAG gccaCAGCACCTCAGCGGCCTGCAGCTGGTCTCAGACCTGTGTTGTGGTGTTCTGCAGGGAGCCACCATCAGCTCCACTGACGTGAGTCTGACTCCAGGTCAGATCCGGTCTGGAAACCACACGGCCGACACGCAGACAGCGGG gagtgTGGGTCTGCTGTTGCAGGTTGCGTTGCCTTGTGCTCTGTACGCTGACGCCTCCTCACAGCTGATTCTGAAAGGAGGAACAAACGCTGAGATGGCTCCTCAGATTGACTACACACTCAAA gtGTTTAAACCCATCGTTGAAAAGTTCGGTGTCAACTTTGACTGTGACGTCagactgag agggTACTATCCTAaaggggggggtgaggtgatGGTGAAGGTAAATCCAATCAAAGAGCTGCAGCCCGTCACCAtgatggagagaggaaacatCACCAAGATCCACGGCCGAGCCTTTGTTGCTGGAGTCCTGCCCTACAGG TTGGCTAAAGAcatggcggcggcggcggttcGAACCATCAGGAAGGAGATCAAAGAGCTGTACGTCAATATTCAGCcgctgcaggagaaagagaaggccACCGGTAACGGCAACGGCATCAT AATCTTTGCTGAGTCGTCGACAGGTTGTATGTTCGCAGGTTCCGCTCTGGGGAAGAAAG gtgtatATGCTGATGAAATTGGTTTTGAAGCAGCTGAGATGTTGTTGAGAAACATCCGACATAATGGCTGCGTGGACGAGTTCCTGCAGGACCAG ctcatCATCTTCATGGCATTGGCGAAGGGAACGTCTCGGATTAGAACGGGTGCAGTGACGCTGCACACGCAGACGGCCATACACATCGCAGAGCAGCTCACTTCG gcAAAGTTCACGATAACAAAGTGTGAAGATGAGCTGACCAGCGTAACCTACGTCATTGAGTGTCAAGGATCAGGAGTCCAGAACCGCAACCTGTAG
- the palm1a gene encoding paralemmin 1a isoform X1: protein MMEASQDLCEQDRLQLITEKRKWQTEVESRKRQLEDDRRTLQHLKVRQSKALRERWLLDGAPSAGPDQDNVKKQLEQDEATTRNLEETINRLELELLGLLCQTETQTTMSTGSNEAHKSPRMNKSRETTEEMKRAMYSVEIKVERDRQTGESRVLSTNTTLPVDLSQQGVKVYEDEQKVVHEVNGEDGVHLLSSSEVDELILKADEALMMSQTVSTVTSIPTVEYQEEAEPELPHISVEITGLEAKPLSEPSVADASAENPVTMVFMGYQSVEDESETKKVLGLQGTVTAELVLIDDADGKTSPGGGGMDDGDSRAKTTQHPPASAASTPLTTTRPPAATPASNRESAGEAEGRVVDLQKEKQACKCCSIM, encoded by the exons ATGATGGA ggcaAGTCAGGATCTCTGTGAGCAGGATCGACTGCAGCTCATcaca gagaagaggaagtggcAGACAGAGGTCGAGAGCAGGAAACGACAGCTGGAGGACGACAGGAGAACTCTGCAGCACCTGAAGgtgagacag TCAAAGGCTCTGAGGGAGCGATGGCTTCTAGACggagcgccctctgctggaccaGACCAGGATAACGTCAAGAAACAACTGGAGCAGGACGAGGCCACGACCAGGAACCTGGAGGAGACCATCAACAG gttGGAACTGGAGCTGCTCGGTCTTCTGtgtcagactgaaacacaaaccacG ATGTCAACAGGATCCAATGAAG CTCACAAAAGTCCTCGAATGAACAAATCAAGAGAAACGacggaggagatgaagagag CGATGTACTCAGTGGAGATTAAGGTCgagcgagacagacagacgggggAAAGCCGGGTCCTGTCCACTAACACCACACTTCCTGTTGACCTCTCGCAGCAAGGGGTCAAAGTTTATGAGGACGAGCAGAAAG TCGTCCATGAGGTGAACGGTGAGGACGGCGTCCACCTGCTTAGCTCCTCAGAGGTTGATGAGCTCATCCTCAAAGCAGACGAAGctttgatgatgtcacagacTGTTTCCACGGTGACCTCGATACCAACAGTGGAGTACCAGGAGGAGGCGGAGCCAGAGCTGCCACACATCTCGGTGGAGATCACAGGGCTGGAGGCAAAACCTCTCTCCGAGCCAAGTGTGGCAGATGCCAGCGCAGAGAACCCGGTCACCATGGTGTTCATGGGATACCAGAGCGTGGAGGACGAGTCTGAGACCAAGAAGGTGCTGGGGCTGCAGGGGACGGTGACGGCCGAGCTCGTGCTCATCGACGACGCCGATGGCAAAACGTCaccgggaggaggagggatggatgacGGCGACAGCAGAGCCAAGACAACACAGCATCCCCCTGCCTCCGCCGCCTCCACCCCACTGACAACCACCAGACCTCCAGCGGCGACGCCAGCAAGTAACAGGGAGTCGGCGGGGGAGGCCGAGGGAAGAGTGGTGGACTTACAGAAGGAGAAGCAGGCGTGCAAGTGCTGCAGCATCATGTGA
- the palm1a gene encoding paralemmin 1a isoform X2 — MMEASQDLCEQDRLQLITEKRKWQTEVESRKRQLEDDRRTLQHLKSKALRERWLLDGAPSAGPDQDNVKKQLEQDEATTRNLEETINRLELELLGLLCQTETQTTMSTGSNEAHKSPRMNKSRETTEEMKRAMYSVEIKVERDRQTGESRVLSTNTTLPVDLSQQGVKVYEDEQKVVHEVNGEDGVHLLSSSEVDELILKADEALMMSQTVSTVTSIPTVEYQEEAEPELPHISVEITGLEAKPLSEPSVADASAENPVTMVFMGYQSVEDESETKKVLGLQGTVTAELVLIDDADGKTSPGGGGMDDGDSRAKTTQHPPASAASTPLTTTRPPAATPASNRESAGEAEGRVVDLQKEKQACKCCSIM, encoded by the exons ATGATGGA ggcaAGTCAGGATCTCTGTGAGCAGGATCGACTGCAGCTCATcaca gagaagaggaagtggcAGACAGAGGTCGAGAGCAGGAAACGACAGCTGGAGGACGACAGGAGAACTCTGCAGCACCTGAAG TCAAAGGCTCTGAGGGAGCGATGGCTTCTAGACggagcgccctctgctggaccaGACCAGGATAACGTCAAGAAACAACTGGAGCAGGACGAGGCCACGACCAGGAACCTGGAGGAGACCATCAACAG gttGGAACTGGAGCTGCTCGGTCTTCTGtgtcagactgaaacacaaaccacG ATGTCAACAGGATCCAATGAAG CTCACAAAAGTCCTCGAATGAACAAATCAAGAGAAACGacggaggagatgaagagag CGATGTACTCAGTGGAGATTAAGGTCgagcgagacagacagacgggggAAAGCCGGGTCCTGTCCACTAACACCACACTTCCTGTTGACCTCTCGCAGCAAGGGGTCAAAGTTTATGAGGACGAGCAGAAAG TCGTCCATGAGGTGAACGGTGAGGACGGCGTCCACCTGCTTAGCTCCTCAGAGGTTGATGAGCTCATCCTCAAAGCAGACGAAGctttgatgatgtcacagacTGTTTCCACGGTGACCTCGATACCAACAGTGGAGTACCAGGAGGAGGCGGAGCCAGAGCTGCCACACATCTCGGTGGAGATCACAGGGCTGGAGGCAAAACCTCTCTCCGAGCCAAGTGTGGCAGATGCCAGCGCAGAGAACCCGGTCACCATGGTGTTCATGGGATACCAGAGCGTGGAGGACGAGTCTGAGACCAAGAAGGTGCTGGGGCTGCAGGGGACGGTGACGGCCGAGCTCGTGCTCATCGACGACGCCGATGGCAAAACGTCaccgggaggaggagggatggatgacGGCGACAGCAGAGCCAAGACAACACAGCATCCCCCTGCCTCCGCCGCCTCCACCCCACTGACAACCACCAGACCTCCAGCGGCGACGCCAGCAAGTAACAGGGAGTCGGCGGGGGAGGCCGAGGGAAGAGTGGTGGACTTACAGAAGGAGAAGCAGGCGTGCAAGTGCTGCAGCATCATGTGA
- the palm1a gene encoding paralemmin 1a isoform X3 → MMEASQDLCEQDRLQLITEKRKWQTEVESRKRQLEDDRRTLQHLKVRQSKALRERWLLDGAPSAGPDQDNVKKQLEQDEATTRNLEETINRLELELLGLLCQTETQTTMSTGSNEAHKSPRMNKSRETTEEMKRVVHEVNGEDGVHLLSSSEVDELILKADEALMMSQTVSTVTSIPTVEYQEEAEPELPHISVEITGLEAKPLSEPSVADASAENPVTMVFMGYQSVEDESETKKVLGLQGTVTAELVLIDDADGKTSPGGGGMDDGDSRAKTTQHPPASAASTPLTTTRPPAATPASNRESAGEAEGRVVDLQKEKQACKCCSIM, encoded by the exons ATGATGGA ggcaAGTCAGGATCTCTGTGAGCAGGATCGACTGCAGCTCATcaca gagaagaggaagtggcAGACAGAGGTCGAGAGCAGGAAACGACAGCTGGAGGACGACAGGAGAACTCTGCAGCACCTGAAGgtgagacag TCAAAGGCTCTGAGGGAGCGATGGCTTCTAGACggagcgccctctgctggaccaGACCAGGATAACGTCAAGAAACAACTGGAGCAGGACGAGGCCACGACCAGGAACCTGGAGGAGACCATCAACAG gttGGAACTGGAGCTGCTCGGTCTTCTGtgtcagactgaaacacaaaccacG ATGTCAACAGGATCCAATGAAG CTCACAAAAGTCCTCGAATGAACAAATCAAGAGAAACGacggaggagatgaagagag TCGTCCATGAGGTGAACGGTGAGGACGGCGTCCACCTGCTTAGCTCCTCAGAGGTTGATGAGCTCATCCTCAAAGCAGACGAAGctttgatgatgtcacagacTGTTTCCACGGTGACCTCGATACCAACAGTGGAGTACCAGGAGGAGGCGGAGCCAGAGCTGCCACACATCTCGGTGGAGATCACAGGGCTGGAGGCAAAACCTCTCTCCGAGCCAAGTGTGGCAGATGCCAGCGCAGAGAACCCGGTCACCATGGTGTTCATGGGATACCAGAGCGTGGAGGACGAGTCTGAGACCAAGAAGGTGCTGGGGCTGCAGGGGACGGTGACGGCCGAGCTCGTGCTCATCGACGACGCCGATGGCAAAACGTCaccgggaggaggagggatggatgacGGCGACAGCAGAGCCAAGACAACACAGCATCCCCCTGCCTCCGCCGCCTCCACCCCACTGACAACCACCAGACCTCCAGCGGCGACGCCAGCAAGTAACAGGGAGTCGGCGGGGGAGGCCGAGGGAAGAGTGGTGGACTTACAGAAGGAGAAGCAGGCGTGCAAGTGCTGCAGCATCATGTGA